A region from the Curtobacterium sp. MCBA15_012 genome encodes:
- a CDS encoding NCS1 family nucleobase:cation symporter-1 gives MVTEIATPVAAPHAPTPTPTARAGAGVVKPGYDPSLTNEDLAPLREQRWTSYNIFAFWMSDVHSVGGYVTAGSLFALGIASWQVLVALVVGILVVQVFANLVAKPSQRTGVPYPVINRAVFGVLGANVPAVIRGLIAMAWYGVQTFLAAQSLNIVFLKFVPGAAGLLEPSFLGLSALGWISYAILWVAQAALFSMGMEAIKRFIDWAGPAVYVVMIALAVYLVARAGIGNISLTLHTGAPMSFGDSIPVMLSAVAIVVSYFSGPMLNFGDFSRYGRSFRAVKRGNFWGLPVNFLFFSVLTVLCASATVPVFGKLITDPIQTVQAIDAPFAILLGGLTFVTATVGINIVANFISPAFDFSNVSPRRISWRTGGMIAAVGSVLLTPWNWYGNDQAILYTLGILGALIGPLFGILIAGYYVVAKQRVAVDDMYTRSTTGRYWYRGGWNPNAVWTLVVAGALSVACAVLPPATGVLPWLSNYSWFVGCGLGFVLFWALERRSPQMPALAEDDPTVDHGAAAGRD, from the coding sequence TTGGTCACAGAGATCGCGACCCCGGTCGCCGCGCCCCACGCCCCCACCCCGACGCCGACCGCCCGTGCGGGCGCCGGCGTCGTCAAGCCCGGGTACGACCCGTCGCTCACCAACGAGGACCTCGCCCCGCTGCGCGAACAGCGCTGGACGAGCTACAACATCTTCGCGTTCTGGATGTCCGACGTGCACTCGGTCGGCGGGTACGTCACCGCCGGGTCGCTCTTCGCCCTCGGGATCGCGAGCTGGCAGGTCCTCGTCGCCCTCGTGGTCGGCATCCTGGTCGTGCAGGTGTTCGCGAACCTCGTCGCGAAGCCCTCCCAGCGCACCGGTGTGCCGTACCCGGTGATCAACCGCGCGGTGTTCGGGGTCCTCGGGGCGAACGTGCCGGCCGTCATCCGCGGGCTCATCGCGATGGCCTGGTACGGCGTGCAGACGTTCCTCGCGGCGCAGTCGCTGAACATCGTGTTCCTGAAGTTCGTGCCCGGGGCGGCAGGGCTGCTCGAGCCGTCGTTCCTCGGGCTCTCCGCGCTCGGCTGGATCTCGTACGCGATCCTCTGGGTCGCGCAGGCCGCGCTGTTCTCGATGGGCATGGAGGCGATCAAGCGCTTCATCGACTGGGCCGGCCCCGCCGTCTACGTCGTGATGATCGCGCTCGCCGTGTACCTGGTCGCCCGGGCCGGCATCGGCAACATCTCGCTCACGCTGCACACCGGCGCCCCGATGTCGTTCGGCGACTCGATCCCGGTGATGCTGTCGGCGGTCGCGATCGTCGTGAGCTACTTCTCCGGTCCGATGCTGAACTTCGGCGACTTCTCGCGGTACGGCCGTTCGTTCCGGGCCGTGAAGCGCGGCAACTTCTGGGGCCTCCCGGTCAACTTCCTGTTCTTCTCGGTGCTCACGGTGCTGTGCGCGAGCGCGACCGTCCCGGTGTTCGGCAAGCTCATCACCGACCCGATCCAGACCGTGCAGGCGATCGACGCGCCGTTCGCGATCCTGCTCGGCGGCCTGACGTTCGTCACCGCCACGGTCGGCATCAACATCGTCGCGAACTTCATCAGCCCCGCGTTCGACTTCTCGAACGTGTCCCCGCGCCGGATCAGCTGGCGGACGGGCGGCATGATCGCGGCCGTGGGGTCGGTGCTCCTGACGCCGTGGAACTGGTACGGCAACGACCAGGCCATCCTCTACACGCTCGGCATCCTCGGGGCCCTGATCGGCCCGCTGTTCGGCATCCTCATCGCCGGGTACTACGTGGTCGCGAAGCAGCGCGTCGCGGTCGACGACATGTACACGCGGTCGACCACCGGCCGGTACTGGTACCGCGGCGGGTGGAACCCGAACGCCGTCTGGACGCTCGTCGTCGCCGGGGCCCTGTCGGTCGCGTGCGCGGTGCTGCCGCCGGCGACGGGCGTGCTGCCCTGGCTGAGCAACTACAGCTGGTTCGTCGGCTGCGGGCTCGGGTTCGTCCTGTTCTGGGCACTCGAGCGCCGGTCGCCGCAGATGCCCGCGCTCGCCGAGGACGACCCGACCGTCGACCACGGGGCCGCCGCCGGGCGGGACTGA
- a CDS encoding VOC family protein, which produces MTRGIRIDHVGVTVPDVDAATAFFVAAFDAVVLYDVRSRWEPVNGTPEAHRYLGIPSSMAQGAIRMLAFPEGPGLELFEYAGPEQRDAAAPSDLGWQHLALYADDLDAALARVEAAGGVRNADPRPLRGVEAGEGNRFVYTRTPWGSTLELVTYPTPQPYLLHAPRPKWAPWPDVDQVRLLSPAP; this is translated from the coding sequence ATGACCAGGGGCATCAGGATCGACCACGTCGGCGTCACCGTGCCCGACGTCGACGCCGCGACCGCGTTCTTCGTGGCGGCCTTCGACGCCGTCGTCCTGTACGACGTCCGGTCGCGCTGGGAACCGGTCAACGGCACCCCGGAGGCGCACCGCTACCTCGGCATCCCGTCGTCGATGGCGCAGGGGGCGATCCGGATGCTCGCGTTCCCGGAGGGTCCCGGCCTCGAGCTGTTCGAGTACGCCGGTCCCGAGCAGCGCGACGCCGCGGCCCCGTCCGACCTCGGCTGGCAGCACCTCGCCCTGTACGCCGACGACCTCGACGCCGCGCTCGCACGGGTCGAGGCCGCGGGCGGCGTCCGGAACGCCGACCCCCGACCGCTGCGCGGCGTGGAGGCCGGCGAGGGCAACCGCTTCGTGTACACCCGCACCCCGTGGGGGTCGACGCTCGAACTGGTCACCTACCCGACGCCGCAGCCGTACCTGCTGCACGCACCGCGCCCGAAGTGGGCGCCGTGGCCGGACGTCGACCAGGTCCGGTTGCTCAGCCCGGCCCCCTGA
- a CDS encoding VIT1/CCC1 transporter family protein: MSTATDLSLPVSEHDDAASAARLNWLRAGLLGANDGIVSVAAVLVGVAGAGASTGPVVAAGTAALVGGAVSMALGEYVSVSGARDAQRTGQAAQQAQLEADAEDAPTLAAHYRSLGVDDSVADAVARELTRPEVRRRRAAAALRDAEDEVVSPWRAAWVSAATFTVGALLPFVALLLAPEGLRVPVTVVAVLVALAVTGTTGATLGGARRGRAAARVLVGGALALAATYAAGALLGTHAF, encoded by the coding sequence ATGTCGACCGCAACGGACCTCTCGCTCCCCGTCTCCGAGCACGACGACGCCGCGAGCGCCGCCCGCCTCAACTGGCTCCGCGCCGGGCTGCTCGGCGCCAACGACGGCATCGTCTCGGTCGCCGCCGTCCTCGTCGGGGTCGCGGGTGCCGGGGCGAGCACCGGTCCGGTCGTCGCCGCCGGCACCGCAGCGCTCGTGGGCGGTGCCGTGTCGATGGCGCTCGGCGAGTACGTCTCGGTCAGCGGAGCGCGCGACGCGCAGCGCACCGGCCAGGCGGCGCAGCAGGCCCAGCTCGAGGCCGACGCCGAGGACGCACCCACCCTGGCCGCGCACTACCGGTCGCTCGGCGTCGACGACTCGGTGGCCGACGCGGTGGCACGCGAACTGACGCGGCCCGAGGTCCGTCGACGTCGGGCCGCCGCCGCCCTGCGCGACGCCGAGGACGAGGTCGTCAGCCCGTGGCGTGCGGCCTGGGTCTCCGCGGCGACCTTCACGGTGGGCGCCCTGCTGCCGTTCGTCGCGCTGCTGCTCGCCCCCGAGGGCCTCCGCGTCCCCGTCACGGTCGTCGCCGTGCTCGTCGCACTCGCGGTGACCGGCACGACCGGCGCGACGCTCGGCGGCGCACGCCGCGGTCGTGCGGCCGCGCGGGTGCTCGTGGGCGGCGCGCTCGCGCTCGCCGCGACCTACGCGGCGGGCGCGCTGCTCGGGACGCACGCGTTCTGA
- a CDS encoding N-acetyltransferase: protein MIGSSFVVRTADDQTTAVACIELWVAAVAARDGQPPSDAVRERARDKFAADRVALVVADAGPRPDGTRDGTAPVAGFALVSAPGTGGGPASDAAYLSLLAVAPHAQGHGLGRRLLAAAVEAAAAAGHDRCELHALDDNAPAVALYRSAGFAPVGPPFPHPLSGRPTRVWRTGPEPVR from the coding sequence GTGATCGGGTCGTCCTTCGTCGTGCGGACCGCGGACGACCAGACGACCGCGGTGGCCTGCATCGAGCTCTGGGTCGCCGCCGTGGCAGCACGGGACGGGCAACCGCCGTCGGACGCGGTGCGGGAGCGTGCCCGCGACAAGTTCGCCGCGGACCGCGTCGCCCTGGTCGTCGCCGACGCGGGCCCGCGCCCCGACGGCACCCGTGACGGCACGGCGCCGGTCGCTGGCTTCGCCCTCGTGTCGGCCCCCGGTACCGGTGGCGGCCCGGCGAGCGACGCCGCGTACCTCAGCCTGCTCGCCGTCGCGCCGCACGCGCAGGGGCACGGCCTCGGCCGACGCCTGCTCGCCGCCGCCGTCGAGGCAGCCGCAGCGGCCGGCCACGACCGCTGCGAGCTGCACGCCCTCGACGACAACGCCCCCGCGGTCGCGCTCTACCGCAGCGCCGGGTTCGCGCCCGTCGGCCCGCCGTTCCCGCACCCCCTGAGCGGCCGTCCGACCCGGGTCTGGCGGACCGGACCCGAGCCGGTCAGGTAA
- a CDS encoding LLM class flavin-dependent oxidoreductase, with protein sequence MTPTNEPAPRQIRFNAFDMNCVAHQSSGLWRHPRDRSRSYRDLSYWTDLARTLEAGAFDGIFIADVLGTYDVYGGSNEAALRTGSQVPVNDPILLVSAMASVTEHLGFGITAGTAYEHPYPFARRVSTLDHLTKGRVGWNVVTGYLPSAARNMGQTDQLGHDDRYDVADEYLEVLYKLWEGSWEDDAVVEDRASGVFTDPAKVHPIEHHGRHFDVPGIHLSEPSVQRTPVIYQAGASPRGIAFAADHAEAIFVGAPTLPQLAATVRRIRDALEAAGRDRYAAKIYTLLTVITDATDEAAQAKYEDYLSYASELGALVLNSGWMGVDLSQWDLDEPLGDVESNAIQSAAANISAATGEDGTAWTIRDLARHTAIGGLGPVAVGGGATIAEQLLDIQAQTDVDGFNLAYAVTPGTWEDVIEFVVPELRARGAYPEGYTPGSLRHKLHGRGDRLPEEHRGAGYRVGARATT encoded by the coding sequence GTGACCCCGACGAACGAGCCCGCGCCCCGGCAGATCCGCTTCAACGCGTTCGACATGAACTGCGTCGCGCACCAGTCCTCCGGGCTGTGGCGCCACCCCCGCGACCGCTCCCGCAGCTACCGGGACCTGTCGTACTGGACGGACCTGGCCCGCACGCTCGAGGCCGGGGCCTTCGACGGGATCTTCATCGCCGACGTGCTCGGGACCTACGACGTGTACGGCGGCTCGAACGAGGCCGCGCTGCGGACCGGGTCCCAGGTGCCGGTGAACGACCCGATCCTGCTGGTGTCCGCGATGGCCTCGGTCACCGAGCACCTCGGCTTCGGCATCACCGCGGGCACCGCCTACGAGCACCCCTACCCGTTCGCGCGCCGTGTGTCGACGCTCGACCACCTGACGAAGGGCCGCGTCGGCTGGAACGTCGTCACGGGCTACCTGCCGAGCGCCGCACGGAACATGGGGCAGACGGACCAGCTCGGCCACGACGACCGCTACGACGTCGCGGACGAGTACCTCGAGGTCCTCTACAAGCTGTGGGAGGGGTCGTGGGAGGACGACGCCGTGGTCGAGGACCGCGCGTCCGGCGTCTTCACCGACCCGGCGAAGGTGCACCCGATCGAGCACCACGGCCGGCACTTCGACGTCCCGGGCATCCACCTGTCCGAGCCGTCGGTGCAGCGCACCCCGGTGATCTACCAGGCGGGCGCATCGCCGCGCGGCATCGCGTTCGCCGCCGACCACGCCGAGGCGATCTTCGTCGGGGCGCCGACGCTGCCGCAGCTCGCCGCGACCGTGCGCAGGATCCGGGACGCGCTCGAGGCCGCCGGGCGCGACCGGTACGCCGCGAAGATCTACACACTCCTGACCGTGATCACCGACGCGACCGACGAGGCCGCCCAGGCGAAGTACGAGGACTACCTGTCGTACGCCTCCGAGCTCGGCGCGCTCGTGCTGAACTCCGGCTGGATGGGCGTCGACCTGTCGCAGTGGGACCTCGACGAGCCGCTCGGCGACGTCGAGTCGAACGCGATCCAGTCCGCGGCGGCGAACATCTCCGCCGCCACGGGCGAGGACGGCACCGCGTGGACGATCCGCGACCTCGCCCGGCACACCGCGATCGGTGGGCTCGGTCCGGTGGCCGTCGGCGGGGGAGCGACCATCGCCGAGCAGTTGCTCGACATCCAGGCGCAGACCGACGTCGACGGGTTCAACCTGGCCTACGCGGTGACCCCGGGCACGTGGGAGGACGTCATCGAGTTCGTCGTCCCGGAGCTCCGCGCACGCGGCGCCTACCCCGAGGGCTACACGCCGGGGTCGCTCCGGCACAAGCTGCACGGCCGCGGGGACCGGCTGCCCGAGGAGCACCGGGGTGCCGGGTACCGCGTCGGCGCCCGCGCGACCACCTGA
- a CDS encoding SRPBCC family protein — MPVVESRVTVPVPVEVAFAVSQTQGATRKRWDPFIRRQHLIDATVPAKGVRTYTVQRFGLAMESEYVSYNPPSNVGMKMTKGSWFFEKMGGGWRFTPVPDRPDHTLAVWRYNFTCRPAWLAPIAERIGTVVLQRDIDRRIRGFAAGCVDPVVLAAIDV, encoded by the coding sequence ATGCCCGTCGTCGAGTCGCGCGTCACCGTCCCCGTCCCGGTCGAGGTCGCGTTCGCGGTGTCGCAGACCCAGGGCGCGACCCGGAAGCGCTGGGACCCGTTCATCCGCCGCCAGCACCTGATCGACGCGACCGTGCCCGCGAAGGGCGTCCGGACGTACACGGTGCAGCGGTTCGGGCTCGCGATGGAGAGCGAGTACGTGTCGTACAACCCGCCGTCGAACGTCGGGATGAAGATGACGAAGGGCTCGTGGTTCTTCGAGAAGATGGGCGGCGGCTGGCGCTTCACCCCCGTCCCCGACCGGCCGGACCACACGCTCGCGGTCTGGCGCTACAACTTCACGTGCCGCCCGGCCTGGCTCGCGCCGATCGCCGAACGGATCGGCACGGTCGTGCTGCAGCGGGACATCGACCGCCGGATCCGGGGGTTCGCCGCGGGCTGCGTGGACCCCGTCGTGCTCGCCGCGATCGACGTCTGA
- the sufU gene encoding Fe-S cluster assembly sulfur transfer protein SufU, giving the protein MSSLDALYQQVILDHARARHGHGPLTDADAEHFERNPTCGDEITVRVRLEPGTDRIAALAWEGDGCSISMASASVLTDMAVGRTVPELLALTEAFREMMRSRGAGEPDEDVLEDLVAFHGVSKFVMRVKCGMLAWVAAETAAQQALAR; this is encoded by the coding sequence ATGAGCTCCCTCGACGCGCTCTACCAGCAGGTCATCCTCGACCACGCGAGGGCGCGGCACGGCCACGGGCCGCTCACCGACGCCGATGCCGAGCACTTCGAGCGGAACCCCACGTGCGGCGACGAGATCACCGTGCGGGTGCGGCTCGAACCGGGCACGGACCGGATCGCCGCGCTCGCGTGGGAGGGCGACGGGTGCTCGATCTCGATGGCGTCGGCCTCGGTGCTGACCGACATGGCCGTCGGCCGGACGGTTCCCGAGCTCCTCGCGCTCACCGAGGCGTTCCGCGAGATGATGCGGTCGCGCGGCGCGGGGGAGCCCGACGAGGACGTGCTCGAGGACCTCGTGGCGTTCCACGGCGTCTCGAAGTTCGTGATGCGCGTGAAGTGCGGGATGCTCGCGTGGGTCGCGGCCGAGACGGCGGCGCAGCAGGCGCTCGCCCGCTGA
- a CDS encoding SufS family cysteine desulfurase, which produces MTDAPAPHVPTRPLTAAEVEAIRRDFPILHQEVNGAPLAYLDSGATAERPVQVLDAERRFLERDNAAVHRGAHTLAALATDAYEDARATVARFVGASSPSEVVWTANATDALNLVAYGIANASHGRGGAAAERFRIGPGDELLVTEAEHHANLVPWQELAATTGATLRWVPVADDGTWTADDMVGMIGERTRVVAFAHVSNVTGMVAPVAEVVAAAHEHGALVVLDACQSAPHRPLDVRALDLDFAAFSGHKMLGPNGIGVLWGRRELLDALPPFRTGGSMITTVTMESSDYLPAPERFEAGTQPVSQAVALAEAVRYLERIGTDRVRDHEEALAQRMLEGLATVPGVRVVGPPVGVPRSGLVAFDVAGVHAHDVSQYLDAQGIAVRSGHHCAQPLHRRLGLTATSRASTYVYTTDEDVDRFVRAVAEVRGYFGADDAALPAAGTTGEDRA; this is translated from the coding sequence GTGACCGACGCCCCCGCTCCGCACGTGCCGACCCGGCCACTGACCGCCGCCGAGGTCGAGGCGATCCGCCGGGACTTCCCGATCCTGCACCAGGAGGTCAACGGCGCCCCGCTCGCGTACCTCGACTCCGGGGCCACCGCCGAGCGGCCCGTGCAGGTCCTCGACGCCGAGCGCCGGTTCCTCGAGCGCGACAACGCCGCCGTGCACCGCGGTGCCCACACGCTCGCGGCCCTGGCGACCGACGCCTACGAGGACGCCCGTGCCACCGTCGCCCGCTTCGTCGGGGCGTCGAGCCCGTCCGAGGTCGTCTGGACCGCCAACGCGACCGACGCGCTGAACCTCGTGGCGTACGGCATCGCCAACGCCAGCCACGGCCGCGGGGGAGCGGCCGCCGAGCGCTTCCGCATCGGACCCGGCGACGAGCTGCTCGTCACCGAGGCCGAGCACCACGCCAACCTCGTGCCGTGGCAGGAGCTCGCCGCCACCACCGGTGCGACCCTGCGCTGGGTGCCCGTCGCCGACGACGGCACCTGGACCGCCGACGACATGGTCGGGATGATCGGGGAGCGCACCCGGGTCGTCGCCTTCGCGCACGTGTCGAACGTGACCGGCATGGTCGCCCCGGTCGCCGAGGTCGTCGCCGCCGCGCACGAGCACGGCGCCCTCGTGGTCCTCGACGCCTGCCAGTCCGCACCGCACCGTCCGCTCGACGTCCGCGCGCTCGACCTCGACTTCGCCGCGTTCTCCGGGCACAAGATGCTCGGCCCGAACGGCATCGGCGTGCTGTGGGGCCGGCGCGAGCTCCTCGACGCCCTGCCGCCGTTCCGCACGGGCGGCTCGATGATCACGACCGTCACGATGGAGTCGTCGGACTACCTGCCCGCCCCCGAGCGCTTCGAGGCCGGCACGCAGCCCGTGTCGCAGGCGGTCGCGCTCGCCGAGGCGGTCCGCTACCTCGAGCGCATCGGCACCGACCGGGTCCGCGACCACGAGGAGGCCCTGGCGCAGCGCATGCTCGAGGGGCTCGCGACGGTCCCCGGTGTCCGCGTGGTCGGGCCGCCCGTCGGGGTGCCCCGGTCCGGGCTCGTCGCGTTCGACGTCGCGGGCGTGCACGCGCACGACGTCTCCCAGTACCTCGACGCGCAGGGCATCGCGGTGCGGTCGGGCCACCACTGCGCCCAGCCGCTGCACCGCCGACTCGGCCTGACCGCGACGAGCCGGGCGAGCACGTACGTGTACACGACCGACGAGGACGTCGACCGCTTCGTCCGGGCCGTGGCCGAGGTGCGGGGCTACTTCGGGGCGGACGACGCGGCACTCCCCGCGGCCGGCACCACCGGGGAGGACCGCGCATGA
- a CDS encoding antitoxin: MAGFDDITKKAQQFLQDGKVQDALKSEKAEGISDKVLDGVADAVKKATGGKYDDKIDGARDTADEHIGNQ, translated from the coding sequence ATGGCCGGGTTCGACGACATCACCAAGAAGGCACAGCAGTTCCTGCAGGACGGCAAGGTGCAGGACGCCCTGAAGAGCGAGAAGGCCGAGGGCATCAGCGACAAGGTACTCGACGGGGTCGCCGACGCGGTCAAGAAGGCCACCGGGGGCAAGTACGACGACAAGATCGACGGCGCCCGCGACACCGCGGACGAGCACATCGGCAACCAGTAG
- a CDS encoding chloride channel protein produces the protein MPQTGTATRTSTPVWAVKLAVVTALVGLAGGVAGITVWLALQLIQFVAFGYPFGGHLEAADAPSGWNRFLALAAAGVLTGVAWWALRRWGRPVVSVPAAVGGKRMPALATLANAGVQILAVGLGASIGKEVAPREVGAWLAQVVTVKAGLTDRERKILVACGAAAGLAAVYDVPLGGALFAVEVLLGELTFATALPAFATSAIAAVTARLVIPDEVLYHVPATHLSPSLLVWAVVVGPLLGFAGVGFVKLTNRLQATAPKGWHLLVVLPVVFAMVGLIAVPFPDILGNGRALGLVAMNATTSAPDFAGVGPIVFLLLLAVLRTITTSATIGAGAVGGTLTPSIAIGSAVGAALGGAWVLLWPADGSTLVSFAFVGAAAFLATTMRAPFTALVLVVEFTQEGTDVLVPSMLAVAGSVAVGYLLARRRSAQMT, from the coding sequence ATGCCGCAGACCGGAACCGCGACACGCACGTCCACGCCGGTCTGGGCCGTCAAGCTCGCGGTGGTGACCGCCCTCGTCGGCCTGGCGGGCGGCGTCGCCGGCATCACGGTCTGGCTGGCGCTGCAGCTCATCCAGTTCGTCGCGTTCGGGTACCCGTTCGGCGGACACCTCGAGGCGGCCGATGCGCCGTCCGGGTGGAACCGGTTCCTCGCGCTCGCCGCCGCCGGTGTCCTCACAGGCGTGGCCTGGTGGGCGCTCCGGCGCTGGGGGCGACCGGTCGTCTCCGTGCCCGCCGCCGTGGGCGGGAAGCGGATGCCGGCGCTGGCGACCCTCGCGAACGCGGGCGTGCAGATCCTCGCGGTCGGGCTCGGCGCCTCGATCGGCAAGGAGGTCGCCCCGCGCGAGGTCGGGGCGTGGCTCGCCCAGGTCGTCACCGTCAAGGCCGGGCTGACCGACCGCGAGCGGAAGATCCTCGTCGCGTGCGGTGCCGCGGCCGGTCTCGCCGCCGTCTACGACGTCCCGCTCGGCGGCGCGCTCTTCGCGGTCGAGGTGCTGCTCGGCGAGCTCACCTTCGCCACCGCGCTGCCCGCCTTCGCCACGAGCGCGATCGCCGCGGTGACCGCCCGGCTCGTGATCCCCGACGAGGTGCTCTACCACGTGCCGGCCACGCACCTGTCGCCGTCGCTGCTCGTGTGGGCGGTGGTCGTCGGCCCGCTCCTGGGCTTCGCCGGGGTCGGGTTCGTGAAGCTCACGAACCGGTTGCAGGCGACCGCGCCGAAGGGGTGGCACCTGCTCGTCGTGCTGCCGGTCGTCTTCGCGATGGTCGGCCTCATCGCCGTGCCGTTCCCCGACATCCTCGGCAACGGACGCGCGCTCGGGCTCGTCGCGATGAACGCGACGACGAGTGCGCCCGACTTCGCCGGGGTCGGCCCGATCGTGTTCCTGCTCCTCCTCGCCGTGCTCCGCACCATCACGACCTCGGCGACCATCGGCGCCGGTGCCGTGGGCGGGACGCTCACCCCGTCGATCGCGATCGGCTCGGCGGTCGGTGCGGCCCTCGGCGGTGCGTGGGTGCTGCTCTGGCCCGCGGACGGCTCGACGCTCGTGTCCTTCGCGTTCGTCGGGGCGGCGGCGTTCCTCGCCACGACGATGCGGGCACCGTTCACCGCGCTCGTGCTCGTCGTGGAGTTCACCCAGGAGGGCACGGACGTCCTCGTGCCGTCCATGCTCGCGGTCGCCGGCTCGGTCGCGGTCGGGTACCTGCTCGCCCGGCGGCGCAGCGCGCAGATGACTTGA
- a CDS encoding alpha-galactosidase yields the protein MPTDTTPAPTSGIVHLTAGGVSLVLDCRDAALPAVLHWGAALGDLDDTALAAMAAADVMPVAPNEMDVPVRLAVLPEPHRGWTGRPGLSGHRDGRDWSPAFTVTALEVTDTAVVADAEDRTAGLAVRVTVEVLVSGLVRARAAVTNTGEGVYTVEDLTVALPVPPRAREVLDFAGRWGKERTPQRRALVVGTHERDNRKGRTGSDAATVLSVGEPGFGFARGEVWGVHTAWSGNHRHLAERLATGRQVVGGGELLLPGEVRLAPGGTYEGPWVYGAYGDGLDDQARRFHRWLRSRPQHPTSPRPVTINVWEAVYFDHDLARLTDLAERAARLGVERYVLDDGWFRHRRDDHAGLGDWYVDEDVWPDGLGPIVDRVRALGMQFGLWFEPEMVNEDSDLARAHPEWIMQADGRLPVRSRDQQVLNLAIPEAFAYVLERMTAVIGEYGVDYVKWDHNRDLVEAGHPGGGAAVHEQTLATYRLMATLKERFPALEIESCSSGGSRVDLGVLEHTDRVWVSDDIDPAERQEMHRWTQQLLPPELLGAHVASGRNHTTGRVHDVSFRAGTALVGHFGIEWDLTLATPDEEAVLAEWIALHQRWRALLHGGDLVRVDEVDPTRRVYGVVAPDRREAVFFLASVGRSEVSGTGPMLFRDLDPDTRYRVDPVVLGDAHLVTPPAWWSGDRTATGRVLQTVGLQVPLLPADCVVPFHVTAV from the coding sequence ATGCCCACCGACACCACCCCCGCGCCGACCTCGGGGATCGTCCACCTGACCGCAGGGGGCGTGTCCCTCGTGCTCGACTGCCGCGACGCCGCCCTGCCCGCCGTCCTGCACTGGGGTGCGGCACTCGGTGACCTCGACGACACCGCGCTCGCAGCGATGGCCGCGGCCGACGTGATGCCGGTCGCCCCGAACGAGATGGACGTGCCGGTGCGCCTCGCCGTGCTGCCGGAGCCGCACCGCGGCTGGACCGGACGCCCCGGACTCTCCGGGCACCGGGACGGTCGGGACTGGTCGCCCGCGTTCACGGTCACGGCGCTCGAGGTCACGGACACCGCGGTCGTCGCCGACGCCGAGGACCGGACCGCCGGGCTCGCCGTGCGGGTCACGGTCGAGGTGCTCGTCTCCGGACTCGTCCGCGCGCGTGCAGCCGTGACGAACACGGGCGAGGGTGTCTACACGGTCGAGGACCTCACGGTCGCGCTGCCCGTCCCGCCCCGCGCCCGCGAGGTCCTCGACTTCGCCGGCCGCTGGGGCAAGGAGCGCACGCCGCAGCGCCGGGCCCTGGTCGTCGGGACGCACGAGCGCGACAACCGCAAGGGCCGCACGGGCTCCGACGCCGCGACCGTCCTGAGCGTCGGCGAGCCCGGCTTCGGCTTCGCCCGCGGCGAGGTCTGGGGCGTGCACACCGCGTGGAGCGGCAACCACCGCCACCTCGCGGAGCGCCTCGCGACCGGGCGCCAGGTCGTCGGCGGCGGCGAACTGCTCCTGCCCGGCGAGGTGCGGCTCGCACCGGGCGGGACCTACGAGGGCCCCTGGGTGTACGGCGCCTACGGCGACGGCCTCGACGACCAGGCGCGCCGGTTCCACCGCTGGCTCCGGAGCCGCCCGCAGCACCCGACCTCGCCGCGCCCGGTCACGATCAACGTCTGGGAGGCCGTGTACTTCGACCACGACCTGGCCCGGCTGACCGACCTCGCCGAGCGCGCCGCACGACTCGGGGTCGAGCGGTACGTGCTCGACGACGGCTGGTTCCGGCACCGCCGCGACGACCACGCCGGGCTCGGTGACTGGTACGTCGACGAGGACGTCTGGCCCGACGGCCTCGGGCCGATCGTCGACCGCGTCCGTGCGCTCGGCATGCAGTTCGGGCTGTGGTTCGAGCCGGAGATGGTGAACGAGGACAGCGACCTCGCCCGCGCGCACCCCGAGTGGATCATGCAGGCCGACGGTCGCCTGCCGGTGCGCTCCCGCGACCAGCAGGTGCTCAACCTCGCGATCCCCGAGGCCTTCGCGTACGTGCTCGAGCGGATGACGGCCGTGATCGGGGAGTACGGCGTCGACTACGTCAAGTGGGACCACAACCGCGACCTCGTCGAGGCCGGCCACCCCGGGGGCGGTGCCGCCGTGCACGAGCAGACCCTGGCGACGTACCGGTTGATGGCGACGCTCAAGGAGCGGTTCCCGGCGCTCGAGATCGAGTCGTGCTCGTCGGGCGGCTCGCGCGTCGACCTCGGCGTGCTCGAGCACACCGACCGGGTCTGGGTGTCCGACGACATCGACCCGGCCGAGCGTCAGGAGATGCACCGCTGGACGCAGCAGCTGCTCCCGCCCGAGCTCCTCGGCGCCCACGTCGCGAGCGGCCGGAACCACACGACCGGACGCGTCCACGACGTGTCGTTCCGCGCCGGGACCGCGCTCGTCGGGCACTTCGGCATCGAGTGGGACCTGACCCTCGCGACCCCGGACGAGGAAGCCGTGCTCGCCGAGTGGATCGCCCTGCACCAGCGGTGGCGCGCCCTGCTGCACGGCGGGGACCTCGTCCGTGTCGACGAGGTCGACCCGACCCGCCGCGTGTACGGCGTCGTCGCACCCGACCGGCGGGAGGCCGTGTTCTTCCTCGCGAGCGTCGGCCGGTCCGAGGTGTCGGGCACCGGCCCGATGCTGTTCCGCGACCTCGACCCGGACACGCGGTACCGCGTCGACCCGGTCGTCCTCGGCGACGCCCACCTGGTCACGCCGCCGGCGTGGTGGAGCGGCGACCGCACGGCCACCGGACGCGTGCTGCAGACCGTCGGACTGCAGGTGCCGCTGCTGCCGGCCGACTGCGTGGTGCCGTTCCACGTCACGGCCGTCTGA